The Porites lutea chromosome 11, jaPorLute2.1, whole genome shotgun sequence genome includes a region encoding these proteins:
- the LOC140952827 gene encoding cathepsin S-like, with product MEKIKFPEFYHAQGIISLPYDGIIEPFEAWYAGKHRMSRIDYYYGMDKTIQRGDLKPYGALIKFVPAHWGKGKDLDRNTRSCWYRPGFRWSPEKAQSIVPQNLKGFKYLGEEYHSGMPVHKLQRTATVFKKKNTYTLYVTREKPYRPVRYIMHGYDTLLHSFYDHYIVDYLSFREWEFNFDVMKIPKGKSSCLKELDKMKSRYHFNPMGEFMHENFEDVEVDEMFDEFKKRQSKSYQDPAEHEQRKHIFRHNMRFINSKNRAALNFTLEPNELSDVTDDEFELYRGLLIDPSGGDEALKKQEIPQARFKIPRSALPDSLDWREYGAVTPSKAQGLCGSCWTFSSTGPIEGAYAIQTGKLIDISEQQLMDCSWGFGNSGCRGGFSWRALVWAKKHGVASSKSYGRYLAQEGYCHCGLEDGCDVVKFNRLVTVKKNDEQALKQGLAKFGPASISINVGRKSLKFYSSGVYDDTECSPQTNHGVVVVGFGEENGTPYWIVKNSWGKFWGEEGFVKIARKDNLCGVLSNEPIFVSLNATEIDDASEDYPFRRMTKQSFVDVERRLNVTNLKLSPFDYKRSKIRFDELNKRTPISPR from the exons GTATGGACAAGACCATTCAAAGAGGGGACCTTAAACCATACGGGGCTCTTATAAAGTTTGTGCCTGCTCATTGGGGTAAAGGAAAGGACTTGGACAGAAACACACGGAGCTGTTGGTACAGGCCTGGATTCCGATGGTCCCCAGAAAAGGCGCAGAGTATTGTGCCCCAAAACCTAAAAGGATTCAAG TATCTTGGTGAAGAGTATCACAGTGGAATGCCTGTTCACAAGTTACAGCGGACAGCGACTGTGTTCAAGAAGAAGAACACTTACACACTTTACGTGACGAGGGAGAAGCCTTACAGACCTGTACGTTACATCATGCACGGATATGATACCCTGTTACACTCGTTTTACGATCATTACATCGTGGATTACTTGTCATTCCGTGAATGGGAGTTTAATTTTGATGTTATGAAAATACCAAAAG GAAAATCTAGTTGCCTGAAAGAGCTTGATAAGATGAAGTCTAGGTACCACTTTAATCCAATGGGAGAGTTTATGCATGAAAACTTTGAGGATGTTGAAGTGGATGAAATGTTCGACGAATTCAAGAAGCGTCAAAGTAAATCTTATCAAGATCCAGCGGAGCACGAGCAGCGAAAACACATATTTCGTCATAACATGAG ATTTATAAACTCGAAGAATAGAGCAGCACTCAATTTCACGCTGGAACCGAATGAGCTCAGTGACGTCACCGACGACGAGTTTGAATTGTACAGAGGCTTACTAATTGACCCCAGTGGAGGAGACGAGGCGCTCAAGAAACAAGAAATACCTCAAGCTCGATTCAAAATACCTCGGTCTGCTCTCCCTGATTCCTTGGATTGGCGTGAATATG GTGCCGTTACTCCATCTAAAGCTCAAGGACTTTGTGGATCTTGTTGGACATTTTCTTCTACTGGACCAATAGAGGGAGCCTACGCTATTCAG ACAGGGAAACTGATAGACATTTCCGAGCAACAGCTGATGGACTGTAGCTGGGGATTTGGTAACAGTGGCTGTCGAGGCGGCTTCTCTTGGAGGGCACTGGTGTGGGCTAAGAAACATGGAGTGGCGTCCAGTAAAAGTTATGGAAGATATCTTGCCCAG GAGGGATACTGCCATTGTGGACTAGAAGACGGCTGTGACGTCGTAAAATTCAATCGTTTGGTGACCGTGAAGAAAAATGATGAACAGGCATTGAAGcaaggactggcaaaatttggtCCAGCATCCATTTCCATCAATGTTGGTAGGAAGTCTTTGAAGTTTTACAGCTCTGGCGTTTACGATGATACAGAATGTA GCCCACAAACAAATCATGGAGTTGTTGTGGTTGGATTTGGCGAAGAAAATGGCACTCCGTATTGGATAGTAAAGAACTCTTGGGGAAAATTCTGGGGCGAAGAAGGTTTTGTCAAAATTGCAAGAAAGGACAACTTGTGCGGAGTACTATCGAATGAacctatttttgtttctttgaacgCTACGGAAATTGATGACGCGAGTGAGGATTATCCTTTCAGGAGAATGACGAAACAGAGCTTCGTTGATGTTGAAAGAAGACTTAACGTAACAAACCTTAAGCTTTCGCCATTTGACTACAAGAGGTCGAAAATTCGATTTGATGAGCTCAACAAAAGAACACCTATAAGCCCGcgttag
- the LOC140952826 gene encoding cathepsin S-like, producing MGKGVLIFALAVLTTALLIGIGVEIQKFSQDSALSLAKHDIVGDYDKLYDEYFPRYYHSSGLLSLPFDDIVEPFEAWFAGERNMSRIDYYYGMDKTIQRGDLGKNGILFKIVPMHYEMKPSDHNFISCWYKPLPKWMPRAGQSVIPTNLSEFKFVSEEVHRGMPCLKYERKIKKFNKSNTYSFYISKTKPHRPLRYEMVGYDDMLTSHYDRYILDYVTFEPWKFNRSLFNLPKKSKCEKKAKKLRSHYLANPMAEYLHFGHHKDRELERSYKEYRTKHAKNYATSREHKQRKHIFKHNLRFIRSKNRENLKYKLAPNNFADMTEEEIDLHRGLLHDEKEKKNPKLSEVLYFNQSLLTSGLVPDELDWRDYGAVTRVHSQGLCGSCWTFSAVGAVEGANFLKTGELIELSNQQLIDCSWPAGNRGCRGGFQDRTLKWVKRNGVALRRDYGPYLAQEGFCHCGHSDNCTIAHISGFSSVKKNNSDEMKLALVTHGPIASSVNADTKTFRFYSHGIYDDPKCGKKTNHAILTVGYGSYNKIPYWVIKNSWGHLWGDDGYIKITMKNDRCGLLNGPLLAVRKDRAITECPLKTLKKVQRQKVKSFSEEELTILPF from the exons ATGGGAAAAGGAGTATTAATATTTGCATTAGCGGTTTTAACGACAGCATTACTTATAGGAATTGGAGTCGAAATACAGAAGTTCTCTCAAGACTCGGCTCTCAGTCTTGCTAAACATGACATAGTTGGAGACTATGACAAGCTATATGATGAATATTTTCCGCGATATTACCACTCGTCTGGCCTCCTTTCTCTTCCTTTTGATGACATTGTAGAGCCATTCGAGGCATGGTTCGCTGGAGAACGCAacatgagcagaattgattatTATTACG GTATGGACAAGACAATTCAGCGTGGAGACCTGGGCAAAAACGGAATCCTGTTTAAAATTGTACCCATGCATTATGAGATGAAACCCTCCGATCATAACTTCATAAGTTGCTGGTATAAACCGCTTCCAAAATGGATGCCGCGTGCAGGACAGAGTGTGATACCAACAAACCTATCCGAGTTTAAg TTTGTTTCCGAAGAAGTGCACCGAGGAATGCCTTGTCTGAAATAcgagaggaaaataaaaaaatttaacaagagCAACACGTACAGTTTTTATATTTCCAAAACTAAACCACACAGGCCTCTTCGATACGAGATGGTTGGATACGATGATATGCTGACGTCACATTATGATCGCTACATCCTTGACTACGTTACGTTCGAGCCTTGGAAATTTAACAGATCTTTGTTCAATTTACCTAAAA AGTCGAAAtgtgaaaagaaagcaaagaaactgCGGTCTCACTATTTGGCGAACCCTATGGCTGAATACTTGCACTTTGGACATCACAAAGATCGTGAACTTGAAAGGTCCTACAAAGAATACAGAACTAAACATGCTAAAAATTACGCTACCTCAAGAGAACATAAACAACGGAAACACATCTTCAAGCATAATCTGAG GTTCATTCGTTCTAAGAACAGAGAAAATTTGAAGTACAAACTAGCTCCAAATAATTTTGCTGACatgacagaagaagaaatagatTTACACCGAGGACTTCTTCAcgatgagaaagaaaaaaagaacccCAAGTTATCAGAAGTGCTGTATTTTAACCAGTCATTATTGACATCTGGCCTTGTTCCCGATGAACTAGACTGGAGGGATTATG GTGCTGTAACGCGTGTCCATAGTCAAGGCTTATGTGGATCATGTTGGACTTTTTCTGCTGTGGGAGCTGTGGAAGGAGCCAATTTCTTGAAG ACTGGAGAACTCATTGAGCTTTCGAACCAGCAGCTGATTGACTGCTCCTGGCCCGCAGGGAATCGTGGATGTCGCGGAGGATTTCAGGATAGAACACTAAAATGGGTGAAACGCAATGGCGTGGCGCTGAGGCGCGATTATGGACCTTACCTTGCACAA gaggGCTTCTGTCATTGTGGTCACTCCGATAACTGTACTATTGCTCACATTAGCGGCTTCTCTAGTGTAAAGAAGAACAACTCAGACGAGATGAAACTCGCTCTAGTCACTCACGGTCCTATAGCATCATCTGTAAACGCAGATACAAAGACTTTCAGGTTTTACAGCCACGGAATTTATGACGACCCCAAATGTG GCAAAAAGACAAACCACGCTATACTGACTGTGGGATATGGCTCTTATAATAAGATACCATACTGGGTCATCAAAAACTCGTGGGGACACCTGTGGGGAGATGATGGCTATATCAAAATAACCATGAAGAATGACAGATGTGGGTTGCTTAACGGGCCATTACTGGCTGTAAGAAAGGATAGGGCGATTACTGAGTGCCCATTGAAGACTCTAAAAAAGGTTCAACGACAGAAAGTCAAGTCTTTTTCTGAGGAGGAACTTActattttgcctttttaa
- the LOC140952712 gene encoding transmembrane protein 65-like: MYRCFRVSICHFCSTVLRSRCLNRGTVIRIPVRQIYRGKGGGISVFTTPQSAEVFVASLHENERELLREALRVTPYNQAEENSRNESSAPPSVSQLRLVAFHSAVPFIGFGLLDNAIMIIAGEYIDYTIGMTLGISTMAAAALGNIVSDVSGIGLAHYVEAATNRLGFQSPKLSSNQAEMPRTRFVTNLGRAFGIVVGCFIGMFPLLFYGDKEEQEEKDKKDNR, encoded by the exons ATGTATCGTTGCTTTCGCGTCTCAATATGCCATTTTTGTAGCACAGTACTCAGATCTCGTTGTCTAAATCGAGGAACGGTGATAAGAATACCAGTCAGGCAGATATACAGAGGAAAGGGAGGAGGAATAAGCGTGTTTACGACACCGCAAAGTGCCGAGGTGTTTGTTGCGAGTTTACACGAAAATGAACGCGAACTGCTTCGAGAAGCCCTTCGAGTCACACCATATAATCAAGCAGAGGAAAACTCCA gAAATGAAAGCTCAGCACCTCCTTCAGTGAGTCAATTGAGACTAG TTGCTTTCCACAGTGCTGTTCCATTTATTGGGTTTGGACTCTTGGATAATGCTATAATGATTATCGCA GGAGAATATATAGATTACACTATTGGAATGACTCTTGGGATTTCAACAATGGCAG CTGCTGCCCTGGGTAATATTGTGTCCGATGTCTCTGGAATAGG CCTTGCCCATTATGTTGAGGCTGCAACCAACAGACTTGGATTTCAAAGTCCTAAACTCAGTTCAAACCAGGCGGAGATGCCAAGAACAAGATTTGTAACGAATTTG GGAAGAGCATTTGGAATTGTTGTGGGATGTTTTATTGGAATGTTCCCATTGCTTTTCTACGGAGATAAAGAggaacaagaagaaaaagacaagaaagacAATAGATAA
- the LOC140952351 gene encoding uncharacterized protein: MADEDNGDSPKDDCESRLHISRQTLKGPEKELQSIFKKLRVDNRPKRLHRRARLVALRNSVSKDNGSRQSVRRILRQPTFIYKNQQASSSVCKSQHIHGFRRRRRKMSLELQTDETSEYSERDSLSDSELECNKSVAAKCRSKCSESEENKAEQRPHSAQIAVGCGRQHSRLQGANIQRMNFDDTTPEELASYFDQLLYFPKPMSAMAEMMYT, from the exons ATGGCTGACGAGGATAATGGCGACTCTCCGAAAGATGATTGTGAAAGTCGCCTCCATATCTCTCGCCAGACACTTAAAGGGCCGGAAAAAGAACTTCAgtcaatttttaaaaagctcaGAGTTGATAACAGACC GAAAAGACTTCATAGGAGGGCAAGACTGGTGGCTCTTAGAAATTCAGTGAGTAAAGACAATGGAAGCAGACAAAGTGTGAGAAGGATTCTTCGACAACCAACATTTATCTATAAGAATCAACAAGCATCATCATCTGTCTGCAAAAGTCAACACATCCATGGCTTCAGGCGGAGGAGACGTAAAATGAGTCTTGAATTACAAACTGATGAAACTTCAGAATACAGTGAAAGAGACTCGCTCAGCGATAGTGAACTAGAATGTAATAAGTCTGTTGCAGCTAAATGTAGAAGTAAATGTAGTGAAAGCGAAGAAAACAAAGCTGAACAAAGACCTCATTCAGCACAAATTGCTGTTGGTTGCGGAAGACAACACAGTAGATTGCAGGGTGCAAATATTCAAAGGATGAACTTTGACGACACCACACCAGAAGAATTAGCATCATATTTTGATCAGTTGCTCTATTTTCCTAAGCCTATGTCAGCCATGGCTGAAATGATGTATACATAG